The genome window ATTCAAGGTGTGTTTACATTGTTGCGCAAGCAGCTGTAACGGGGAAGCTCTTCCCATCAGATGCAGTTTTGGTACGTCTTAAGGAACTTATTCTTTAAGTCGTGCACTTTGCTTTTTAATTTATTTTGAAAAACGTGAGTTTATTATTCATATTGATTTTAGTGGTAAGTGCATAGTAGCTTTTCCTGGTTTCAATTTAGAAACAATACAAGGAGATCCCAAAGGCATCAATTTAGCCAAATAAACTTGAAACAGATTGTTCTGCCGCTGTTCTTGCAATAGCTTCTCCGATTAAGTCAGCAATTGGCAAAATACGCATATTATGAGCTTCTTCAATTGCTTTTGTTGGCATAATTGAATCAGTAATAACTAATTCTTTCATTTCTGAATTGGTAATGCGCTCTATAGCCTTTCCAGAAAGGACACCATGTGTAATATAAGCTGTGACGCTTTTTGCACCATGTTGCAAAAGAGCGCTCGCTGCATTGCACAGGGTACCACCTGAATCGACAATATCATCCAGCAAGATACAATCTTTTCCAGCAATATGACCGATGATGTTCATTACTTCTGATACACCTGGGTGTTCACGACGTTTATCGACAATGGCAAGCAAACTATTTAAGCGCTTAGCTAAGGAGCGTGCACGCACCACACCACCAACATCAGGTGAAACAACGATTATATTTTCAAGAGAATAATGCATTTTAATATCACGAGCAATAACAGGAACAGCGTAAAGATTATCTGTTGGAATATCAAAGAAACCTTGGATTTGTCCTGCATGAAGATCTAATGTCAAAACGCGATGAGCTCCCGCTTGAGTAATGAGATTAGCAACGAGCTTTGCAGAAATAGGAGTACGTGGCCCAGGTTTACGATCTTGGCGAGCGTAACCAAAATAAGGTAGGACAGCTGTAATGCGACGTGTTGAAGAACGACGAAGTGCATCAATCATAATAAGTAATTCCATCAAATGATCATTTGCTGGATAGGATGAAGATTGCAAAACAAATACATCTTGTCCACGTACATTTTCATGCAATTCTACAAAAATTTCTTGATCAGCAAAGCGTTTTACAGTTGCTTTGCCTAGAGGAATGCTTAAATAGTTTGCAACATCTTCAGCGAGGCGTGGATTAGAATTGCCGCAAAAAAGTTTCATAATAGAACCCCTGAGTAATCACGATTAAACATGAGATAGTTTTTAACTTTTTACTATCA of Bartonella sp. JB63 contains these proteins:
- a CDS encoding ribose-phosphate pyrophosphokinase — translated: MKLFCGNSNPRLAEDVANYLSIPLGKATVKRFADQEIFVELHENVRGQDVFVLQSSSYPANDHLMELLIMIDALRRSSTRRITAVLPYFGYARQDRKPGPRTPISAKLVANLITQAGAHRVLTLDLHAGQIQGFFDIPTDNLYAVPVIARDIKMHYSLENIIVVSPDVGGVVRARSLAKRLNSLLAIVDKRREHPGVSEVMNIIGHIAGKDCILLDDIVDSGGTLCNAASALLQHGAKSVTAYITHGVLSGKAIERITNSEMKELVITDSIMPTKAIEEAHNMRILPIADLIGEAIARTAAEQSVSSLFG